gcttggtattgcagttgcaTGGGACTGACCTGTACATAGGCCCCGTGACCAATGAACATTCGCCAAAGGGCCAGGGCCACATCAAACAGcatagggataggtcatcaatattctactcccagaaaacccctttaaaaggttatTCCCTGTATCCCCTTGGGTTGCATCTAGCGTTGCAGCTCAGCTCTACTCTAGTAAAGGTGGCTGAGATAAAATGGCATACATCATCTGTGTCAAACATGACACTGTTTTTGGGGAAAagaacagccatgtttttctagtcCTGGACGTGTCTTTTAATAGAGCATGTAGAGCTTTTTGACACAAATACGTCTTCCATCACATTTGTCTCCTTATGGACCACAGTACAAAAGTGGAGAGTTGGCCTTTATCTGTTTGAAAAGAAACAGTTACTCAGAAATGGCCAGTTTTTAGGACAGTAGTTTAGCCGTTTGGGTACGTAAGGTTCATGTTAGTGTTTGCCCATCAACCTTTCAACCTTCTAGCTAGCAAATTAcctctcctccagaaggaagaaaacaGACTCACTATTAggacccattcacacgaccgtagtgcCGCTGTGCCTGTGTTGCGAACCTTTTGGGGTGGCGTTGGGCCCCACAGAGATGTCGGGCCTGGGGCTGCCAACCCAAATGTCCCTATTATGATGTGCCTTTGCACTAGTGCCACCTTTAATAGCTACCCTATAATTCAATGTCTGACCCATAAAAGAGCCTTAAAACATAACTTGGGGATATTAGCCAAGGTACACTCCCATCTgtagacagccattttgggtTTCTTGCCCTTCATCAGGTAGCTACCTATAGCTGACACTAGAGAgacgggggtcatttattaagactggcgttttagacaccagtcttactGAGGCCCTGTGGTGGCGGTGGATCTGTTGAAGTTATGTTGAGGcgcctacataacttcggcggattcaATGCCGCTTCTAAATAAGGAGCCGGCGTAGGTTTAGACCATTTGCTACACCCTTTTTCCCGCCATGCCGACTTTTTTAGACCTTTTAAGATCTGGCGGGAGCTGACAAAAGTTACAGATTGCGGCAGAAAAACCTTTGCGCCgaaatctgtgcctgaaatacacctaatatacacATTAGTAAATTACCTCCACAGTTTTCTTCCTTGTGGAGGAGATGTAATTTGGATACTTTTTCCTATGGAGCATTGCTGTTCATCTtcagctggatcttctgaatgagAACCAGAAGCCCCTACATCAAAGGCACCTCATCTAGACAACCAAAAccctgcttttactgacgagtggcAAGAACCCCAAAATATCAACAGACAGGAGACTAGTTTGGCTAATACTCACCATAGTCATGGGGTTTTGAAGGATTTTTATCttgatggcctttcctcaggagaGGCCATACAATAGCTGattggccacaagcagcgtgtcatctctgaagccaatcattggctggagcggtgcATGTAACCATGCCCTTGCTGTGCTGGATGTTGACACGGCAGAGACCGGAACATGGACACACCTGAGGTAACGAGGAGGACCAGAGcagagggagcaggtaagtatgaattttctgTTTAGAAAActcagtcccagaaaacccctttaaggtaattcGTAGCAAAATCTGCGACAAGGTCTTTGGGTTTTGCTACAAAACCAATTTAGAAGTATCTCAGACAGTCACGTTGCTAACCTTCCAACTATTGTAATAGGTACTTATAGTCtattgcagggatgctcaaccagctgttgtaaaactacaattcccaccatgcccttctgtagactgatagctgtgggctgtccgggaattatgggagttgtagttttccaacagctggaaggccgcaggttgagcatgcctggtctattaTAACCTACCTTACAGTTAAAACATTCTCCAAACACCGTAGAGCAAGAAAAACCACTTTATATGTTAAATAATATaccataaaacaaaaacaaaaaacacaacacaactatacagtatatatttatatcagcAATGAAAATACTGACATGGTCATTCACTGAAAGCAAAAACGATCaaataaattgaaaaatgttGTAATACTAATATAAAGCCGATATATAATACAACACTTTAGGACATAATTCCAGAGAAAGTCAGAAATCCTTATAGTTTCCCCCCTTTTCGAGCATGTGAAGCAGACGCTCCTCCCCTTGTACGTAAGGTGTTCTTTCGTAAGTTACTTGGACCTCCTGTTTGAAGAGTCACATGTTGACGTTGGGAGTTTGACTCCAAGGAAGATTCCATCGAAAGCCTTTTGGCTGCAATTTCATTGGCTTCCATGAGAAGTTTGAGCTTACTTGCCCGATAACGGGCCATCTCTTCCCGATGGCGTGCAGTTTCTACACGATCTTTCTCTTGATTGGCAACTAGAAGGTCCAGCATGTGATTCATGGCCACCACCTCTGCATGTAACCGTTGCATACTGCTGCCCAACTCTTGCAGTGCTTTCCCCTGACAATGGACACACTCGTCAGGTTCTAGTGTTTGGTCAAGCGTAGGTTCGCAGTCTACATTGTCCACATCAGCTCTATCCCGTAGCATTCCCTGCTGGTTAGAGTTCTCGATGGCAGACATTGCTTCAATATCTTGAGGATCCACTTTAGTCACAATGATTTCTTGATTCTCATCTAGGAAATGGAGGAAAAATGAACTTAGTATTAATGCCTGCGCAAGCGACTTGCTATAGGAATGCAAGTATTGTATGTATTTACTGCCATATATTTACCAGAAGATGTAGAGCCAAAGTCGCTGTCGGCAGTGTGCTCAGGAGATGCCCCCAAGCCCATAAAGTCCTGAAACATTTCTGAAACAAAAGGAAACAACTCAGTCATATATCGTATGTGGCAACAATCGCATACAGCCTAGGAGTATttgctttaggctccattcagatgtcctcactttgggtccggatccgttccgcaattatgcggaactggtacggacccattcattttcaatggggacggaaaagatgcggacagtacacagtgtgctgtccgcattcgcatttccggtccgcggccccgaacttccggtccacggctccacaaaaaaatagaacatgtcctattcttgtccacagctgcagacaagaataggcatttttattggggtgccggcccggtgcggacgtgtgaatggacccttaggactATTTTTATAATAGGAACTATTACAGGTACAGATCCCTTTGAAGGGTTTCTCCAGTTTCATATTTACAAGTTGTCTCTCCGCCTAGAGTAACCCAAACACCGAATATTTTtgccccatatacctgtttttcatgtcagcactttccttcccctgttctcagcatcactgcatcctggcaggatgtttacattaagaacttcctgttttcaacAGCTTCCTGATTTTTATCAGGTCTTGCTCCTCCTATCTTacatgtaaaggggaggagtaggCGGCAAGATTTTCGTAGAGAGAACAATGTGGCAGGTGCTGCAAAACCCTGAGTAAaattacagagcaaagcatgctggggtTGGTTAAGAAACCCAGCAGGAAGCTTATGGAAACAGGAAGTTGTGCaggtaaacatcctgccaggatgcagcgATGCTGAAAAtaggggaaggaaagtgctgcCAGGAAAAACAATCATATGGACAAAAATATGCAGTGTTTCGGGTACATGAGcagataaaatatatttattatgaaACCAGGGAACTTCTTTAAATCCATTCATGTCTAAGCCTTATCTCACCACCAAAGAAGCAATTAAGAGaactgaagaaaaaaagcaagTTACATTTGCTACTGAGAAGGAAGGTCATGTGACATGCTCTGGGACTCTTTGAAAACCCTCTGCTTCAGAGGAGTCCAAGAACAAGAATGTCATGTGATTCTCACACACTTCTGATTGGGTATCAGTAAAGTAGCCAAAGGTCTAAGTCCACTTTCAAACGGCCCTAATATGGGCAACTTTTAGCATCCATATTACATCGACAACATCAAGAATCCCATGGTTGTAGTGAACCATGGTAAGATCCAAGTGGATGTAATACAAAAGCCAAAATGTGGCCATATTACGACTGTGTAAAAACATTGAAAACCATAATAAAATGACTGCTGGCTGTGTTAGTACTCACTTGTAATAAATTCAACAATTTGTTCCCTGGCTATGTAAGCCCTTACGGAGGCAACCGTTTTGTGTCTTTTAAGGGGATTGTATTGCCAGTATCACTAATGAAAACCAGAAACTTCACATATTTGTTACCtattttatacatatatttttattttctgtacatAATTATGGGGCAGGTTTTACCTGATCTTCTGTCAACAGTATTTAGAGATATGTTTTACGGAAGCGACATGGAGCATAGgaacctgtttttttttatttattttttatggctttCACCATCATATTTGTTGCtaatataatacactgcaatacttctgtatttcaCTGTATTGTAAGGCTTCCAATTAATAGAAGTACACTGATAGAAAACCAGTGGCACTgtctctagaaaaaaaaaaaaaaaggattttttttcccccctaatttTATACAACCCTTTCAAAGGGGTTGGCCAATTTGTTAATAAATATGTTTCCACTCCCTATTCTGTCTCTTAATTTTTGCTAACATACATTTGGTAGAAGTAGGGGAGGCATAAAGCCAAGTAAGACTGCAGGATGAGACTAcatagggtttgtttgtagtctgtaaccatagaaACACAGAGGTCTGCATTTGAGCATCAGAAACAAAAGGGAAAATATAGAAATAGAGTAGTATATTTAAGTGTAAAGCTAATTAACAATGTAAAACTTAGATAAACCTACTGACAAGTGCTTCAACAGGACTATTTGTCCTCCATCACAGAAAGtgagattaaagggaacctgtcaggagCCCATGGTTTGGGCAGTATGAAATTCCGACAGGCTCCCTGGTCACAAACAACTAGGCTGCACTTTGAAACTTTGCACCATTTTAGAGAGAGCCCAATCTATTAACAAGACGGAGACAGGGAGAAGAGTCACAAGGGTGGCTCCTGGAGGCTTCTTCCCGTGCAGCTCGGGTTGACTGACAGGTCTCTCTCGTGACAGGTTACATAGTTCTTTGTAACCAGGGAGCTTGGATTTCATGCTGGTCCTTGATTTGGTCAGCATAAAGCTACTGAAAGGAGTAACCCTTTAAATCTTCCAAGATGATGGCTGGAAATGCCATTACGATATGATCAGTGTGGGTACTACCCATGAGATCCTCATCGATCCTGAGAACGAAGGGGCAGATGTTGGACCCCCCCACTgattataaagtgatggcatacagCTGAaacaaccctttaaagggaaaaaaagatGTTCCTTTACCTGAGGAAAGGCCAGTATCTATGTATCCCTTGATCTTCACATCATCTGTGATTTCAGTGCTCAGAATTTTCCTCAGTTCCTCTTCGTAGTCGGTGAGCTCCACGTCCCCTGGCGGTTCTTTCCCGTTCAGCCTCTTATGTTTTTCGGCCTcggccaatttttttttcacgtgtCTCTTGATATCGTGATACCTCTTCTTACAGACGTCTACACTGCGCACGTGAGGGCCCACGGCATTCACTGCATCTGTAATTCTCATCCACAGGGCCTTCTTCCGCGATTTTGGCACTTTGATAGCCTTCTGGCCAATTATCTGATCGTAATACTCCACCACCTTGGAGATGAGGACGCTGTTTTCTTGAAAGGAGAATCGAGTGGCTCTTCCTGACTGGCCAGAACAGTTCTCTCCCTGTCCTTTAGGAGTACCCTCATCTGAATGGCCGAAAACAACCTCCTCTCCAGTATTCTGCATTCTCAATTTTATATCTATGTTAAGATGCCAATATAACAGACAGCAAAGGAAAATCTGAATATAAGTCTTCAGAAATATGAATTTTAGTGGGTGCGATGCATGAGAAGTGTTCTTAAAGAAGTGCTTGAAAACCCAAAGctggaaaaagaacaaaaaaacagATCACAGGCTCCTGCAAATTGTTATTACAGTAGATAATTTTACCTTGGATTGGAATGCAGCAGATTTCGGGTTatcctagaaaaaaattattggtCAAATTGCAATAAACCTACCGTTTTGATTTTTATGTACACTGCATTTTCTTCTCTGGTGGCGCTCCCTTCTGTTtctccttctggtccaccttctgcaTTCAGTGGAGGACTGACATGCTCAGGAGCTTGGGCTCCTTTCTCATAGTGAGGCATCCCAGACACCTTTCATTAATTTATCCCAACTTCTAAATCCTTAGATGTATATAACTATATCTCTCtatagacagtggagaaggaaagtGTTGGGGACATTATATACCATATGTATCTCTAGGGCTAgatgtgagggactattttctatgcagaaGAGGAAGGGCTTGACAAGGActatgtcacggatgttgtaggggagaacaccaaaggacaacaagaaggaagggaaaagacactaggcctcaccgctagggaaggaaaagggtcaccacctataaaaccctgctcctggccctaactcctatccgtatgggcacctctcgatggtagagatgcccatacacaggaacctagaaaaccctggtggccctcagttgccctaatagtaatgaccgggcagagacaacccgctccttccctggtgaa
The sequence above is drawn from the Bufo bufo chromosome 11, aBufBuf1.1, whole genome shotgun sequence genome and encodes:
- the LOC120982122 gene encoding uncharacterized protein LOC120982122 isoform X2; translation: MQNTGEEVVFGHSDEGTPKGQGENCSGQSGRATRFSFQENSVLISKVVEYYDQIIGQKAIKVPKSRKKALWMRITDAVNAVGPHVRSVDVCKKRYHDIKRHVKKKLAEAEKHKRLNGKEPPGDVELTDYEEELRKILSTEITDDVKIKGYIDTGLSSEMFQDFMGLGASPEHTADSDFGSTSSDENQEIIVTKVDPQDIEAMSAIENSNQQGMLRDRADVDNVDCEPTLDQTLEPDECVHCQGKALQELGSSMQRLHAEVVAMNHMLDLLVANQEKDRVETARHREEMARYRASKLKLLMEANEIAAKRLSMESSLESNSQRQHVTLQTGGPSNLRKNTLRTRGGASASHARKGGKL